The window GAACCCCACCGGCACGCCGATGCCGCAAAAGGTGGAGATGTGGGCGGTCCCGTTCGCGGGAGGCACCCCCATCTCGCTCGGCGACGGACTCAATCCCGTCATCTCGCCCAAGGGCGACATAGTGATCTTCGAGCGCGGTCGCCAGCTCTGGAGCATCGCGATCGATGGAAGCACCCCGGCGCGCAAGCTGTTCGACCAGCGCGGTTCCGCGGGGGACGCGCAGTTCTCGCCGGACGGCAGCCAGATCGCCTTCGTGTCGAACCGCGGCGACCATGCGTACATCGCCATCTATAAGGATGCAAACACGCCGATCCAGTACCTCGCGCCCACGACCAACCGGGACGGCAGCCCGCGCTGGTCGCCGGACGGGACGCGGATCGTCTTCGTGCGACGACCGGGGGCCGGCGGGCCGCCTCCTGGGGACCTCGCCATCCAGCCGAGTCCATGGGCCATCTGGGTTGCTGACGTTCGGACGGGCGAAGCGCGGGAGCGCTGGCGGAGCGAGGCCTCGCTGCGCGGCAGTGTGCCGAGCACGCATGGCGGGACCAACCTGCACTGGGCCGCTGGGGATCGCATCGTCTTCATGTCGATGCAGGACAACTGGTCGCACCTCTACTCGATGACGGCGGGTGGGAGCGATACGCCGATCCTCCTCACCCCAGGGGATCACATCGCCGAGCATGTGATGTTGAGCGCGGATCGTCGCCATCTGTTCTACTCGGGGAACACCGGGACCACGCCAGGAGACATCGATCGGCGCCATGTGGTGCGCGCGGCGGTGGACCGAGTATCGATGGAAGTTCTCACCCCCGGCACGGGGCTGGAGTGGACGCCGGTTCCGCTCGCATCGGGGCGGATCGCGGCCATTGGGGCGACGGCACAGCGTCCCCCGGTGCCCTACGTCTCCGGATGCATCCGTTGGTTCGGCGCGCACCTGGATGGGGGCGGATCGGGTGCCGGCGGAGTTCGATGCGAATCGTTTGGTAACTCCGAAGCAGGTCGTCTATACGTCACCCGATGGCGTGAAGGTCTACGCGCAGCTCTTCGAGCCGGCGGGAGGTGCCGGTGTGCGGCGCCCGGCAGTCGTCTATGTCCACGGCGGGCCGCCGCGCCAGATGCTGCTGGGGTGGCACTACGGTGACTACTACTGGAATGCCTACGCGATGAACCAGTACCTCGCCTCGCGTGGCTTTGTCGTGCTCTCGGTGAACTACCGACTCGGCATCGGCTACGGCCACGACTTCCAGCGGCCACCCAGGGCAGGGATCGCGGGGGCGAGCGAGTACATCGACGTGAAGGCCGCCGGCGAATGGCTACGGCGCCAGCCCGGGGTGGACCCGGCGCGGATCGGGATCTATGGCGGCAGCTACGGCGGGTACCTCACCGCGCTCGCGTTAGGCAGGAACTCCGACCTCTTCGCCGCCGGCGTGGACGTGCACGGCGTACACGACATGACCAGCGAGGGCGGGAGCCGCTTTGGCGGGAACGCCTGGCGCTTCGAGCGTCCCTCGGACATGGTCGATGCGATGGGCAAGATCGCCTGGGAGAGCTCCCCGGTGAGCAGCGTGCCGACGTGGCGGTCGCCGGTGCTGTTCATCCATGCCGACGACGACCGCAATGTGCGCTTCAGCCAGACGGTGGACCTCGTGCAGCGGCTGCGTGCGCGTGGGGTGGAGCTGGAGGAGATCACGATCGTGGATGACACGCACCACTTTATGCAGCACGCGAACCAGAAGCGGGTGAACGTGGCGGTGGCGGGATACCTCGAGAAGAAGCTGAAGCCGGCGATGTGAGGCGGCGGCACGGTGCCGAGCCGAGCGGAGACCACCCGCGGCAGGTCCCGGAGTCCGGTGCGATCCTGGCCACCCCGCAAAGGGAACAGGCGGTTGGCGACATCATGTAAAGCCATCTGCACCAATACGTTACATCGTTCAGCTCGTCTGGAGGCTGGCGCGTGCCCAGCGCTCGCCTCCGATCGTCGTATGGTGTATTCTTCTTTTTAGAATGCGCCACAAATGCGACTAGCCCCCCTCGACCTCGTCGTCGCGCTTCGCCTCCTGCAGGGTGACGCGACCTACCAGCGCCTCGCGCAGGAACTCGGCGTCGCGCCGAGCCAGGTCCATCAGGCCGTGGAGCGACTCCGTATGGCACAGCTCCTTCATCCGGATTCCAAGCGGGTCAATCGACTCGCCCTGGAGGAGTTCCTGCTGCATGGCGCCCGCTACGCCTTTCCTGCGGTCCTCGCGGCATCGGCGCGGGGCGTCCCGACGGCGCACGCCGCCGAGGCACTGTCGTCCGTCTTCGGCACGAGCGACCCCTATGTCTGGCCCTCGCCCGACGGCGAGATGATGGGGCAGGCACTTGAACCGCTGTATCACGGTGCGCCGGGGCTTCGCGAGCGCTCGCCCGAGACGTACCGGCTCCTCACCCTGTTCGACGCGTTCCGCGTGGGTCAAGCGCGGGAGCGCAACGCGGCGCGCGAGCTGTTGCGCCAGGCGATCAAGTCGCCATCGGTCGCCGCGTGAATTCCTCCCACCGGGATGAGGCGGTGCGGCAGAGACTCGCGCGCGTGACGCGGGCACTCGGGCCACTCGCGCAACGGGTGGTCCTCATCGGTGGCTCCATTGCGCCGCTGCTGCACACTGTCTCTCTGATCCGGCGGCCTCGTCCCACGGATGACGTGGACGGTGTGATCGACGCCGAGAACTACGTGGCACACGGTGCGTTGCAGGAAGCCCTGCGTACTGCCGGGTTTTCCGAGGAGATCGCATCGGGGCATTTGGCGCATCGCTGGCGTAGTCCTGATGGCGATCTCATCGATCTTGTGCCCGCGGGCGGGCAGTTCGGCAGCACCGGACAGCCATGGGACGCCATCGCGCTCCGCGAGTTCGACGAGATGGAGATCGCACCAGGGAGCTGGCTGCGGCACGTCCGTGCGCCGGTTCTGCTGGCGATGAAGTTCGCGGCGTTCAGGGACCGCGGCCGCGCGGATCCGCTCTATAGCGCGGACCTGGAGGACATTTGCGCCCTCCTACTGTGTCGCCCCTCTCTTGTCGAAGAGGTTCGCATGGGAAATCCCGACGTCGCGGAGTATGTGGCTGACCAGGTGAGGCTCCTCCTCAAGGAGTTCGCCATTGAGGACCTCGCTGCGGCGCACCTCAACCATGCGTTTGCTCCTTCGGACGCCATACGCCTCGTCATCGAGCGATTGCAGGCCCTGAGCTGAGTGAACACGAACGTCGCCGATGCTGGGCGCTTGCGGTGATTGTCGCGATGCCGATCAGTTCCGCGATCGAAAGCATGTGGTAAGAATGCCGCGTAATTTTACCGCATGCGTTCACGACACCTGGAGCCCATGTTTCCACGCCCCCAGCGCCCCTTCCATATGAAAGCCCCCCAGCGCCTCCTCGCCGCCCTCACCATCCTCGCGATCCCGGTCGTCCTTTCCGCCCAGGAGCCCAAACCGGCAAACTGGACCACACGCCACACCATCCAGGTCGGCGGGCAGGCCGTGGAATACGACGCCACCGTGGGCAGCATCATCCTGCGGGACACAGCCGAGAAGGCGACGGGCGAGCTGTTCTTCACCAGCTACGCTCGCACCAACGCGCCAAACCGCGCAGCGCGTCCGGTGATCTTCTCCTACAACGGCGGCCCGGGCTCAGCTTCGTTCTGGCTGCACATGGGGATCATGGGGCCGCGGCGCGTACGCACGCCGCTTGTTGGGCAACAGGCGCCGCCACCGTACGAGATCGTGGACAACGCCTTCACGCTGCTCGACGTGGCCGACATCGTCATGATCGATCCCATTGGCACCGGTTTCAGCAAGCCGGTGGCGCCGGCGCGCGGCGCGGACTTCTGGGGGCTGGATGAAGATGCGGCGTCGCTCGCGCAGTTCATCCGCCGGTACTTGAGCAAGACCCAGCGATGGAACTCGCCGCGTTACCTCCTGGGCGAGAGTTATGGCACCACGCGGTCTGCCGTGCTCGCCGGCCACCTACAACGCGCCAACATCGACCTCAACGGCATTGTGCTGGTCTCCTCGGTGCTGCAGTTCAACACGCTGCAGTTTGCCCCCGGCGACGACCTGCCGTACATCGTGAACTTTCCGTCATACGCCGTAACCTCGGAGTACCTCGGCAAGCTCCCCGGCGGGAAGCGGAGCGACCTCAAGGCCTTCATGAAGGAAGTCGAAGACTGGTCGTTGACCGAATACGCGACCGCGCTGCTCGCGGCCGGCACGCTCGACCCGGCGCGTCGTCGACAAGTGATCCAGAAGATGCACCAGTACACGGGGCTCGACCCGGTCTTCCTCGATCGTGCGGATCTCCGCGTGACCGCGCCGCAGTACGAGGCGGAGCTGCTGCGCGACAAGGGGCTCGTAGTCGGTCGCCTGGACGCGCGCTTCACCGGGCCAGCCGGCGATGTCCTCTCGCCCAACCCCTCACACGATCCGCAGTCGACCGCACTCTCCTCCGCCTACACGTCGGCCTTCAACGCCTACCTGCGCACCGAACTCGGCTACGACGGCGAGCGCGAGTATGTGCCGAGTGGGGCGACGCCGGGGTGGCGGTGGGCGCGGTCCGGACCCGGCGTGTCGTTCGGGTTCGCGTCGCCTAACGTGGCGCCGGACCTGGCGATGGCGATCCGGCGGAACCCGAAGCTCGAGGTGCTGCTGATCAACGGGATCTATGACCTGGCGACGCCGTACTTCGCGGCGTCGTGGACGATGGACCGGATGGGGCTGCCGCCCGACCTGCGCGACAACATCACGCGCGAGGACTTTCCGGCGGGGCACATGATGTACGTGGAGGAGCCGCTGCTCAAGCAGTGGCGCGAGGTGCTGACGCGCTTCATCGCGCGGACGTCGAAGCGGTAATGCTGCCGGGTCGGGCGGCCAGGTGCGATACTGGTCGCCTGGGCGCGCGCGGGCGTTATGCCGGTCGCCGAGGTACGGCGTCGACGCCGGGGCGCAACTGCCGGAGAAAGGTGTCCACGGGCCAGCAGGGGATGCCGCCAATCTCCAGCTTCTCCTGCCCACGATACAGGAGCATGGGCCGGCATTCCGGGTACTCGGTGACAAACGACCGGAGGCCGCTCAGGTCGGCGGTGCGCACGCGATCCGCGTGCTTGACCTCGAGCGCGAAGAAGTCGCTCTCGCCGTATACCACGAAGTCCACCTCTGTCCCCCCGCGAGTCCGCCAGTACGAAAGATCGAGCGACGTTCCCGAGTAGGCGATCCATGCGCGGAGGTGTTGCGCGACCAGTCCCTCCAGAGCCGCCCCCTCGATCTCGGCTGGGCGATCCAATGGTCCGGATGGGCGCAACGCCCGGAAGACCCCTGCATCAAAGAAGTAGAACTTCGGGTGCGAGACCGTGGCCCGACTGGCGCGCCGGCTGAACACCGGCAGGCGAAAGGCCACCAGGAGGTCGTCCAGGATGTCCACGTAACCTTCCACGACCTTGCGACTCACCGCGGCCTCTCGCGCGACGTTGCTGAGCGTCAGCACACCGCCGTGCGAGAAGCTGATCGCTTCCAGAAATCGCGAGAAGTCGCCGACGTTCCGGACCAAACCCTCGGCGCGCACTTCCTGGTCGACGTACGCTGCGACGTATGCGGACAGGGCGTCGGCCGGGTCTCCCGCACCAACAACCAACGGGACCAGGCCGGTGCGCAGGCGCTCCTCCAACGAGAAGGTGGGAAGCTCCGCCGCGAGGAACGGGTGCATCTCGCGCATGGCCGCACGACCGGCGAGGAGATTGACGCCCCCACGTCGGAGCTTGCGGGCACTGGACCCCGTGAGCACGAACCGCGGCGGGTCGGGCTGTTCGAGCAAGTCGTGTACGACATGGAGCAGCTCCGGTATCCGCTGCACCTCGTCCACCACGACGTCCCGCCGTTCACGGTTCCCGCGCACCAGCTCGCGCAGCCTTTCCGGCCGCGCCGACATCTCCCGGAAGGTCTCCGGCTGGAGGAGGTTGACGGTTAGTGCTTCGGGGAACCGCTGCCGCAGCCAGGTGGTCTTCCCTGTGCCTCGCGGCCCGAGAAGGAAGAAACTCCCGTTCGGCGGGTCGATAAATCTCCCTAGCGGCTCCATAATGAGTCGCAATTTTCACCAGACAGGCACAAAATGCAACTGTCGATCGACTCGCGTCACGTTCCTGGGTCGCCAGCCGAGCTCGATGGGATCAGCTCGGCTGGCGTCACCGTCCGTCCCGTCGCCCTAGTCCGGGCGCCGGTTCGATCCTGACCCGCTGCCGGTCCCGCTGAACTCGAAGGCGCCCTTGTCGCAGGGGCCCTGGCGGGCGTTGCCGCGCTGGTCCGTCGCGGGACACGCGGCGGCAACGGCCGTGTTGATCGCCGGGCTGCCAGTGAGCAGCGCGTGGGTGGGTGTGGGGCCACCGTTCCCCTTGAGCTCCGATTCGACGCCGGGAGCCACGCCCACCTGGTCGGTGGAGACGCTGAACGCGCCACATGAAGCATCGGATGCGAGGTTCCCACCGCCAGATGTCATGGTGCCGGTGCCCAGCAACCCGCAATTCACGGAGGCGCTCCCCACCGTGTTGGCCGCGACGATCGTGTTGGTCACGGTCGTCGGTCCGTTCCAGCTGACAATGCCGCCCCCAGTGGAGTCGGCGGCGTTGCCAAAGAAGGTGCTGTTCACCACCGACGCACTATTGATCGCAAGCAGGCCACCCCCCGCGTGCCGCGAGGTGTTGCGGGAGATGGTGGAGTTCGAGAGCACCAACGCGGCTCCCTGCGTGTTGGTCGCGACGATGCCGCCCCCGCCGAGCGCGGCGATGTTACCGAAGACGGTGGACGACCGGATGGTGGTGTTCCGGACTGCGGCCACACCGCCGCCCTGCCCGGCCGTTGTCTCGTTGCTGTCGACCATCACTTCCTCCAGGAGGACGGCGCCACCGACCAAGAGGAGTCCGCCCCCGGCGCCCGTCGACCGGTTCTTGGTGAAGCGACTCTTCCGGCTCGTCACGGTGGCGGTGAACGCGACCAGGACGCCTCCGCCCGGCCCTGAGGTCACGCGGTTGGACGACACCGTGCTCTCCGTGAGGGTGAGGTTGCCCCCGTCGACATTGAGGGCGCCGCCCTGCGAAACGCCGAGGTTGTTGTGCAGCGTGGACTGCGTGAGGCTCACCTGCACGCCGTTGGTTGCCATATGACCGGCGCCGCCCCGGGCCGCCTGGTTGTCCTCGAGCCGGACGCTGGTCATGGTGAGCGATGCCTGGTCAAACGCGGCGAATCCGCCGCCGAGCCCCGAGGTGCGATTGCCGCTCACCTGCACGTTGGTCAACGCAACGACCGCGGAGTTCTGCGCGAAGAATCCACCGCCGCCGAAGGTCCCGGCGGTGTTCCCGCGAATCGAGCCACCGGTCATCGTGACCCGGGCGTTGCCCCACGCGAAGATGCCCCCGCGACCATTCGTGCTTGAGGTGCTGTTGCTATCTACGCGCGTGCCGCTCAACGTGGCCGTGCCCGTGGTGGCGACCACCAGGCCACCGCCGAGCTGCGCGCTGTTGGAGCTGATCACCGAGTTCACGAGGTCCAGGGACACACTGCCCAGGACGCGCACGCCGCCACCCTCACCGGTCGGGGCGGAATTGCCCCGGATGCTCACGCCGGTCATCGAGACCTGGTCGACCAGTTGCGCCGCCGCCGATCCCTGCCCGGCCGTGAGGTTGGAGGCCGCCGCCTGCAACAGGACACCACCACCCCCGGTGGCGCCGGCCTGGACCTGGTTGTTCTCGATGAGGGTGTT is drawn from Gemmatimonadota bacterium and contains these coding sequences:
- a CDS encoding ATP-binding protein codes for the protein MEPLGRFIDPPNGSFFLLGPRGTGKTTWLRQRFPEALTVNLLQPETFREMSARPERLRELVRGNRERRDVVVDEVQRIPELLHVVHDLLEQPDPPRFVLTGSSARKLRRGGVNLLAGRAAMREMHPFLAAELPTFSLEERLRTGLVPLVVGAGDPADALSAYVAAYVDQEVRAEGLVRNVGDFSRFLEAISFSHGGVLTLSNVAREAAVSRKVVEGYVDILDDLLVAFRLPVFSRRASRATVSHPKFYFFDAGVFRALRPSGPLDRPAEIEGAALEGLVAQHLRAWIAYSGTSLDLSYWRTRGGTEVDFVVYGESDFFALEVKHADRVRTADLSGLRSFVTEYPECRPMLLYRGQEKLEIGGIPCWPVDTFLRQLRPGVDAVPRRPA
- a CDS encoding right-handed parallel beta-helix repeat-containing protein, whose protein sequence is MASVLIACGGGESAAPPPPPPPPPVQVAVSPTTSSLGARGVQSYTATVTNATNTAVTWTATGGTIAGTGSTVTWQAPAAGGTYTVTATSSQDPTKSASATATVTGVSLSVSPTSDTLFRGEPATFTATVAGTDSTRILWSTTCGAVTPGSGNTVAYVAPDTGRTCTVTVASAADSSKTATVQVRVRGELLVRATDDADDGACSWSHCSLREAIQLANARAGRDTILVQGPSATGTTADQIRLGGSLPGITTEIYLLGRGPSLTILDAAGSVANRRRGLDISGAIAVTVRGLTVRNGSVANAGGGIRIDAGATVALQQVIIENNRADASSGGGLVVGGASKVRLDTVVVANNIADGTNVSGGGIALSAASTLTMLGGAVRNNTVTNGWGGGIYALNAPTVALTNTLIENNQVQAGATGGGGVLLQAAASNLTAGQGSAAAQLVDQVSMTGVSIRGNSAPTGEGGGVRVLGSVSLDLVNSVISSNSAQLGGGLVVATTGTATLSGTRVDSNSTSSTNGRGGIFAWGNARVTMTGGSIRGNTAGTFGGGGFFAQNSAVVALTNVQVSGNRTSGLGGGFAAFDQASLTMTSVRLEDNQAARGGAGHMATNGVQVSLTQSTLHNNLGVSQGGALNVDGGNLTLTESTVSSNRVTSGPGGGVLVAFTATVTSRKSRFTKNRSTGAGGGLLLVGGAVLLEEVMVDSNETTAGQGGGVAAVRNTTIRSSTVFGNIAALGGGGIVATNTQGAALVLSNSTISRNTSRHAGGGLLAINSASVVNSTFFGNAADSTGGGIVSWNGPTTVTNTIVAANTVGSASVNCGLLGTGTMTSGGGNLASDASCGAFSVSTDQVGVAPGVESELKGNGGPTPTHALLTGSPAINTAVAAACPATDQRGNARQGPCDKGAFEFSGTGSGSGSNRRPD
- a CDS encoding peptidase S10 → MKAPQRLLAALTILAIPVVLSAQEPKPANWTTRHTIQVGGQAVEYDATVGSIILRDTAEKATGELFFTSYARTNAPNRAARPVIFSYNGGPGSASFWLHMGIMGPRRVRTPLVGQQAPPPYEIVDNAFTLLDVADIVMIDPIGTGFSKPVAPARGADFWGLDEDAASLAQFIRRYLSKTQRWNSPRYLLGESYGTTRSAVLAGHLQRANIDLNGIVLVSSVLQFNTLQFAPGDDLPYIVNFPSYAVTSEYLGKLPGGKRSDLKAFMKEVEDWSLTEYATALLAAGTLDPARRRQVIQKMHQYTGLDPVFLDRADLRVTAPQYEAELLRDKGLVVGRLDARFTGPAGDVLSPNPSHDPQSTALSSAYTSAFNAYLRTELGYDGEREYVPSGATPGWRWARSGPGVSFGFASPNVAPDLAMAIRRNPKLEVLLINGIYDLATPYFAASWTMDRMGLPPDLRDNITREDFPAGHMMYVEEPLLKQWREVLTRFIARTSKR
- a CDS encoding AsnC family protein codes for the protein MRLAPLDLVVALRLLQGDATYQRLAQELGVAPSQVHQAVERLRMAQLLHPDSKRVNRLALEEFLLHGARYAFPAVLAASARGVPTAHAAEALSSVFGTSDPYVWPSPDGEMMGQALEPLYHGAPGLRERSPETYRLLTLFDAFRVGQARERNAARELLRQAIKSPSVAA